One segment of Longimicrobiales bacterium DNA contains the following:
- a CDS encoding glycogen/starch synthase translates to MKVLLAAAEAIPYYKTGGLGDVARSLPDALHALGHEVRIIVPAYAHLRARTATLPLERTLHVPWPGGGRDVRFHLHDPAGVAPAVLAHAPEFFEQFGPYEMPFFDPLGPGRRFAFFSRAVVAYAAAWGADVMHANDWQTGFVPVYELIDEINIPTVFGIHNLAYQGNFDRALLPSVGVPTELYRTENGVEFHEQVSFMKAGISLADRVVTVSPTYAREIQTPPFGAGLDGLLRFRRRALTGILNGINTRVWNPAGDDALAVRYGVSTLSRKDGCRTALLEELRLGDGGPVLAMVTRLAHQKGIDIVVDGLDALLQQGVNLVVLGDGDSMTESALAAVERAHPGRIAAIFRFDDALAHRIYAGADFFLMPSRYEPCGLGQMIAQRYGTPPIARATGGLIDTVEDGRTGFLFEEPDAPSLVAAVARARKVWRARGWDALRRRCMRLDRSWDASARSYEALYRVAIGAV, encoded by the coding sequence ATGAAGGTACTGCTCGCCGCCGCAGAGGCGATTCCGTACTACAAGACAGGCGGACTCGGCGACGTCGCACGCTCCCTCCCCGACGCGCTGCACGCCCTCGGCCACGAGGTCCGCATCATCGTGCCCGCGTACGCGCACCTGCGCGCGCGCACCGCTACGCTCCCGCTCGAGCGGACACTGCACGTGCCGTGGCCGGGCGGTGGTCGCGACGTGCGCTTTCACCTGCACGACCCGGCCGGCGTCGCGCCCGCCGTGCTCGCGCACGCGCCCGAATTCTTCGAGCAGTTCGGCCCCTACGAGATGCCGTTCTTCGATCCCCTCGGGCCGGGCCGTCGCTTCGCGTTCTTTTCCCGCGCGGTCGTCGCGTATGCAGCGGCCTGGGGCGCCGACGTCATGCACGCGAACGACTGGCAGACCGGCTTCGTACCGGTCTACGAGCTGATCGACGAGATCAACATCCCCACCGTGTTCGGCATCCACAATCTCGCGTACCAGGGCAACTTCGATCGCGCCCTGCTGCCATCCGTAGGGGTGCCCACGGAGCTGTACCGCACCGAGAACGGTGTCGAGTTCCACGAACAGGTGTCGTTCATGAAGGCCGGCATCTCGCTCGCCGATCGCGTGGTCACGGTGTCGCCCACGTACGCACGCGAGATCCAGACACCACCATTCGGTGCCGGGCTGGACGGACTGCTGCGGTTCCGCAGGCGGGCTCTCACCGGAATCCTGAACGGCATCAACACGCGCGTGTGGAACCCCGCAGGCGACGATGCACTCGCCGTGCGCTACGGCGTCAGCACGCTCTCACGCAAGGACGGGTGCAGGACCGCACTGCTCGAGGAGCTGCGCCTCGGCGACGGAGGGCCGGTGCTCGCCATGGTCACGCGACTCGCGCATCAGAAGGGCATCGACATCGTGGTGGATGGCCTCGATGCACTGCTGCAGCAGGGGGTGAACCTCGTCGTGCTCGGTGACGGCGATTCCATGACGGAGTCCGCGCTCGCCGCCGTCGAGCGCGCACACCCCGGTCGCATCGCCGCGATCTTCCGCTTCGACGACGCCCTGGCTCACCGCATCTACGCCGGGGCGGACTTCTTCCTGATGCCGTCGCGTTACGAGCCGTGCGGCCTCGGACAGATGATCGCACAGCGCTACGGCACGCCCCCGATTGCACGCGCGACGGGCGGGCTGATCGACACCGTCGAGGACGGCCGGACCGGCTTCCTGTTCGAGGAACCCGACGCGCCCTCGCTCGTGGCCGCGGTGGCGCGAGCACGAAAGGTCTGGCGTGCGCGCGGCTGGGACGCCCTGCGGCGTCGCTGCATGCGCCTCGACCGCTCCTGGGACGCTTCCGCGCGGTCCTACGAGGCGCTGTACAGAGTCGCGATCGGTGCGGTGTGA
- the egtD gene encoding L-histidine N(alpha)-methyltransferase, whose product MAVHGRAARARRRIRGRTLSDERQELLDEIRAGLAREQRELPSRLFYDERGSRLFEEITRLPEYYLTRAEQALITDQVPSWIERHRPRSLVELGAGSALKTRPFLTAMHADTGGVTYVPIDVSAEFLANTAERLREEHPRLTVRPVAATFIRALELVGSLPGPVLLTFLGSTIGNFARDAAVDLLRRVGNVMQPDDRFILGVDLRKDAATLEAAYNDARGVTAEFNLNILRVMNDEFGADFDPGAFRHSAVYNRDVHCIEMHLVSTAAQSVSVPGIGTIDLGKGETIRTEISCKYDRQVVQEMFAAAGLDLLEWRQDSDGMFALSLAGRQAA is encoded by the coding sequence GTGGCAGTTCACGGGCGTGCGGCTCGCGCGCGACGTCGAATCCGGGGGCGCACGCTGAGCGACGAGCGGCAGGAGCTTCTCGACGAGATCCGCGCCGGCCTGGCCCGCGAGCAGAGGGAGCTGCCGAGCAGGCTCTTCTATGACGAGCGCGGCTCCCGGCTGTTCGAGGAGATCACGCGCCTGCCGGAGTACTACCTCACGCGCGCCGAGCAGGCGCTGATCACCGACCAGGTGCCCTCCTGGATCGAACGCCATCGTCCGCGGTCACTGGTCGAGCTGGGTGCCGGCAGTGCCCTGAAGACACGGCCGTTCCTCACGGCCATGCATGCGGATACAGGTGGCGTGACCTATGTACCGATCGATGTGAGCGCCGAATTCCTGGCAAACACCGCCGAGCGGCTGCGTGAGGAGCACCCGCGTCTCACCGTTCGACCGGTCGCGGCAACCTTCATCCGTGCGCTGGAACTGGTCGGCTCACTCCCGGGGCCGGTGCTGCTCACGTTTCTTGGCAGCACGATCGGCAACTTCGCACGCGACGCCGCAGTCGATCTGCTGCGCCGCGTCGGCAACGTCATGCAGCCCGACGACCGCTTCATCCTCGGCGTAGACCTGCGCAAGGACGCAGCGACACTGGAAGCCGCATACAACGACGCCAGGGGCGTCACTGCCGAGTTCAACCTCAACATCCTCCGGGTGATGAACGACGAATTCGGCGCGGACTTCGACCCGGGTGCGTTTCGACACAGCGCCGTGTACAACCGCGACGTCCATTGCATCGAGATGCATCTCGTCTCGACGGCCGCGCAGTCGGTCAGCGTGCCCGGCATCGGCACGATCGACCTGGGCAAGGGTGAAACGATCCGTACGGAGATCTCCTGCAAGTACGACCGGCAGGTGGTGCAGGAGATGTTCGCGGCAGCAGGACTCGATCTGCTGGAATGGCGCCAGGACAGCGACGGGATGTTCGCGCTCAGCCTGGCTGGCCGGCAGGCCGCATGA
- a CDS encoding glucose 1-dehydrogenase: MGMFDGKVALVTGGGSGLGEAIGKRLAREGASVVLSDINLESAERVAREISEAGGLASAFRQDTASPEDADKVVRHAIEMYGALHYAVNNAGIGGAPAPAGETDINEWNRVIDINLNGVLYGMRYQIPAMLDAGAGECAIVNMASIHGAVAAIGNGAYTAAKHGVVGLTRNAAAEYGPQGLRINCVGPGYIDTPLLADLPSDTRKQLVARHPLGRLGRAEEIAPLVCFLLSSDASFITGGYYLIDGGYTTV; this comes from the coding sequence ATGGGGATGTTCGATGGCAAGGTCGCACTGGTGACAGGCGGCGGGTCAGGACTCGGCGAGGCGATCGGCAAGCGACTCGCGCGGGAGGGTGCGAGTGTCGTCCTTTCGGACATCAATCTCGAATCGGCCGAACGCGTTGCGCGGGAGATCTCGGAAGCCGGCGGCCTGGCCAGCGCGTTCCGGCAGGACACAGCGAGCCCTGAGGACGCCGACAAGGTCGTGCGCCACGCCATCGAAATGTACGGTGCGCTCCATTATGCCGTGAACAATGCGGGCATCGGCGGTGCGCCCGCACCTGCGGGCGAGACCGACATCAACGAGTGGAACCGCGTGATCGACATCAACCTGAACGGGGTGCTCTACGGCATGCGCTACCAGATCCCTGCGATGCTCGATGCCGGTGCCGGGGAATGCGCAATCGTGAACATGGCGTCGATCCATGGAGCGGTGGCTGCCATCGGCAACGGCGCGTATACCGCAGCCAAGCACGGTGTGGTCGGCCTCACCAGGAACGCGGCCGCCGAGTACGGTCCACAGGGGCTGCGGATCAACTGCGTCGGCCCGGGCTACATCGATACACCGCTGCTGGCGGATCTGCCGTCCGACACGAGGAAGCAACTCGTTGCGCGACACCCGCTGGGGCGCCTGGGAAGAGCAGAAGAAATCGCGCCGCTCGTCTGCTTCCTGCTGTCGAGTGATGCCTCGTTCATCACTGGCGGGTACTACCTCATCGACGGGGGCTACACGACAGTCTGA
- a CDS encoding pyridoxamine 5'-phosphate oxidase family protein has protein sequence MAQSASAPTFRELDRDEIDAILERNSIGRLAYAVGNNVDVQPVNYVYSDGWLYGRTSYGQKYEVLAENQYRWWPVAFEVSEIDDLFNWRSILIHGGFYVIEEAEQELWVEAVRLLRTLIPDTFAEDDPFAFRTVLFRISAQDVTGRESSRR, from the coding sequence ATGGCACAGTCCGCATCTGCGCCGACGTTCCGTGAGCTGGACAGGGACGAGATCGACGCGATCCTCGAGCGCAACAGCATCGGGCGACTCGCCTACGCGGTCGGCAACAACGTGGACGTGCAGCCCGTCAACTACGTGTACTCGGACGGGTGGCTCTACGGGCGCACGTCGTACGGTCAGAAGTACGAGGTGCTGGCGGAGAACCAGTACCGCTGGTGGCCGGTCGCATTCGAAGTCAGCGAGATCGACGACCTCTTCAACTGGCGCAGCATCCTCATCCATGGCGGCTTCTACGTGATCGAAGAAGCGGAGCAGGAGCTGTGGGTCGAGGCGGTCCGCCTGCTGCGCACGCTCATCCCCGACACGTTCGCCGAAGACGATCCATTCGCGTTCCGCACGGTGCTCTTTCGCATCTCCGCCCAGGACGTCACCGGTCGCGAGAGCAGCCGGCGCTGA
- the egtB gene encoding ergothioneine biosynthesis protein EgtB — protein sequence MATTEATLSTPGSGSPTAAAADSTLARRYMAVRAFTEHLVEGLAPEDMVVQSMPDVSPTKWHLAHTSWFFERFVLMEHARGYTPLHDTYLYLFNSYYQQAGERHCRDQRGYISRPTVAEVLAYRRHVDEAMVRLLQGLDEVAQTSLVQLVTLGLNHEQQHQELMLTDIKHVFSVNPLRPVYRTIPGRQEPHATRPLQWVSFDADVYETGHQGDDFAYDNEEPRHREFVEAFALADRLVTNGEYLDFMRDGGYQRPELWLSLGWATVQQHGWAEPFYWERHGDTWMTFTLSGMREVNADEPVCHLSYFEADAFARGAGARLPTEAEWEVAAATVAVAGNFVDDGHHHPGVASPAAGLRQMYGDVWEWTSSSYAPYPGFRTAPGAVGEYNGKFMCNQYVLRGGSCATSRSHIRPTYRNFFPPEATWQFTGVRLARDVESGGAR from the coding sequence ATGGCAACGACGGAAGCCACCCTGTCCACGCCGGGCTCCGGGAGCCCGACAGCAGCGGCCGCCGATTCCACACTCGCCAGACGCTACATGGCGGTGCGCGCGTTCACGGAGCACCTGGTCGAGGGGCTCGCGCCGGAGGACATGGTCGTGCAGTCGATGCCCGATGTGAGCCCCACCAAGTGGCACCTGGCGCACACCAGCTGGTTCTTCGAACGCTTCGTGCTGATGGAGCACGCACGCGGCTACACACCGCTCCACGACACGTACCTGTACCTCTTCAACTCGTACTACCAGCAGGCGGGCGAGCGCCACTGCCGCGATCAGCGCGGCTACATCTCGCGACCGACCGTGGCGGAGGTCCTGGCCTACCGCAGGCACGTCGACGAGGCAATGGTGCGGTTGCTCCAGGGCCTCGATGAGGTCGCACAGACGTCGCTGGTCCAGCTCGTCACGCTCGGGCTGAACCACGAGCAGCAGCATCAGGAGCTGATGCTGACGGACATCAAGCACGTGTTCTCCGTCAATCCGCTGCGCCCCGTGTATCGCACGATCCCCGGACGACAGGAGCCCCATGCCACTCGTCCGCTGCAATGGGTGAGCTTCGATGCGGACGTGTACGAAACTGGTCACCAGGGGGACGACTTCGCGTACGACAACGAGGAGCCGCGCCATCGCGAGTTCGTCGAGGCCTTCGCGCTGGCCGACCGGCTGGTCACCAACGGCGAGTATCTCGACTTCATGCGGGATGGCGGGTACCAGCGGCCGGAACTGTGGCTTTCCCTCGGGTGGGCCACGGTGCAGCAGCACGGCTGGGCCGAGCCGTTCTACTGGGAGCGGCACGGTGATACCTGGATGACGTTCACACTCAGCGGCATGCGTGAGGTGAATGCGGATGAGCCGGTTTGCCACCTGAGCTACTTCGAGGCGGACGCCTTTGCGCGCGGGGCCGGCGCACGCCTGCCGACGGAAGCCGAGTGGGAGGTCGCCGCGGCAACGGTAGCGGTGGCGGGCAATTTCGTCGACGATGGGCACCACCACCCGGGTGTCGCTTCGCCAGCCGCCGGCCTGCGGCAGATGTACGGGGACGTGTGGGAATGGACGTCCAGCTCCTACGCGCCGTACCCCGGCTTCCGCACTGCTCCCGGTGCTGTCGGCGAGTACAACGGCAAGTTCATGTGCAACCAGTACGTGCTTCGTGGCGGAAGTTGTGCGACGTCGCGCAGCCACATCCGACCCACATACCGCAACTTCTTTCCGCCCGAAGCAACGTGGCAGTTCACGGGCGTGCGGCTCGCGCGCGACGTCGAATCCGGGGGCGCACGCTGA